In Paenibacillus larvae subsp. larvae, the following proteins share a genomic window:
- the fliJ gene encoding flagellar export protein FliJ — translation MKFQYAFQQIVDLKENERSQAEWHLSEAIGLFNREQKNLLHLHEKKKELQESILTSSVGSVPVSELQLLQNYVAHLNVQIEKKNEDVRQAEQKVQLKQHHLNERMMDEKVWSKAKEKAYEKFRVTALKKEQEMLDEMATVRHKRMSY, via the coding sequence ATGAAATTTCAATATGCTTTTCAACAAATTGTTGATTTGAAGGAGAATGAACGCTCCCAAGCGGAATGGCATTTATCTGAAGCTATCGGGCTTTTTAATCGGGAACAAAAGAATTTGCTTCATTTGCATGAGAAAAAAAAGGAGCTGCAGGAAAGTATTTTAACATCCAGTGTCGGAAGCGTGCCTGTCTCTGAATTGCAGCTTTTACAGAATTATGTGGCTCACTTAAACGTTCAAATCGAAAAGAAAAATGAAGATGTCCGGCAGGCAGAACAGAAGGTTCAGCTAAAGCAGCATCATCTGAACGAGCGTATGATGGACGAAAAAGTGTGGTCAAAAGCCAAAGAGAAGGCCTATGAGAAATTTAGAGTAACAGCGCTGAAAAAAGAGCAGGAGATGCTTGATGAAATGGCAACCGTACGGCACAAACGAATGTCCTATTAA
- a CDS encoding magnesium transporter MgtE N-terminal domain-containing protein, with protein MTDPNVEKSSQSKMERFLVWFLIPFVFTTVLLGVLIAIFNHDVMNSVQKTLSDVPILNKLIPEPKGGGSAAEIKEKAAQNDLKNKEEQIGELSGKLNEFQKKYDELKENFDKKDVELKELSTENAELKEQLEAKNNAKYNEQLKKLVSLYSNMSPGKAAPILESLTPKETILILSMMGTDSRQKILEKMDPKEAADFSIALKDQVPAADRQIAALQERVKELQNKQTAEVSNSQKISSEELASTFSGMDGKSAAAILIDMNKKDANKVIALLTSMDTGSRGRILAEIAKVDSALATTIALRLG; from the coding sequence GTGACGGATCCAAATGTAGAAAAATCATCCCAGAGTAAGATGGAACGGTTTCTCGTATGGTTTCTGATCCCTTTTGTATTCACCACCGTATTACTCGGGGTTTTGATTGCGATATTTAATCATGATGTCATGAATTCGGTTCAAAAAACATTGAGCGACGTACCGATTTTAAACAAACTTATTCCCGAACCTAAAGGCGGCGGATCAGCTGCCGAGATTAAGGAAAAAGCAGCCCAAAATGACCTGAAAAACAAAGAGGAGCAAATCGGGGAATTATCGGGAAAACTGAATGAATTTCAAAAAAAGTATGATGAGCTGAAAGAAAATTTTGATAAAAAAGATGTGGAATTAAAAGAGCTCTCAACTGAGAACGCGGAGTTAAAGGAGCAGTTGGAAGCAAAGAACAACGCAAAGTATAACGAGCAGCTGAAAAAGCTGGTCAGCTTGTACTCGAACATGTCTCCGGGTAAGGCGGCTCCCATCCTGGAGAGCTTAACGCCAAAGGAAACGATTTTGATTTTGAGCATGATGGGAACGGACAGCCGTCAAAAGATTCTGGAGAAGATGGATCCCAAGGAGGCAGCCGACTTTTCCATAGCCCTGAAGGATCAGGTTCCGGCGGCTGACAGACAAATTGCTGCTCTGCAGGAACGGGTTAAAGAGCTGCAAAATAAACAAACAGCCGAAGTTTCCAATTCCCAGAAGATATCTTCTGAAGAACTTGCAAGTACTTTTTCCGGAATGGACGGTAAATCCGCAGCAGCGATTCTCATTGACATGAATAAAAAAGATGCCAACAAAGTGATCGCTCTGCTGACAAGTATGGATACGGGATCAAGAGGGCGAATACTGGCTGAAATTGCCAAGGTCGATAGTGCTCTTGCTACTACGATAGCGTTGCGGCTTGGATAA
- a CDS encoding flagellar hook-length control protein FliK — translation MDMMNALTALVSGGSLPKDLSGKTGGAGDKAGGTSFSDLLGGQPDNLMKEEKTDEGGLPAAFLLSILPLQTASIEEAGAGQHVDGQMQIPEILLGLLNQNEEVASKLLQNPDFQAWIQETADVLNSWNGQEAEMTRPVDLLEAQQVLLDLMTLQHTQSGNPVIRHLADELAAVVQPVLATFAEEDQRAGNPLNISDLGTEPDVQKGAITPAASRKPDNVPAKPDSMTGAENVEIKVQTISEKQPATQLQANKALEMMAAKSGYGTALQQPVEETGSLLAKNAPQESAEPVLQQTLQDPFKALGQTETAETEQLAMNAKRFAEEMSTHLLKNQMKFMMKEGVSEAKLTLYPRQLGHVEVKILMHQGQLVAQFVAETMAGKDALESQLVQLRQTLQQQGIQVQKLEVTHNSEASGMFQDNRQQQGSKQSYSQQKTRTFFGEELLTASEEIELREELRRATYGNAFGASV, via the coding sequence ATGGATATGATGAATGCTTTAACCGCTTTGGTATCCGGAGGAAGTTTGCCTAAAGATCTGTCAGGCAAAACGGGAGGAGCTGGTGATAAGGCTGGCGGAACCTCTTTTTCCGATCTGCTTGGCGGTCAGCCGGATAATTTGATGAAAGAGGAAAAGACGGATGAAGGCGGTTTGCCAGCAGCTTTTCTGCTTAGTATATTGCCGCTGCAGACAGCTTCAATAGAAGAAGCAGGTGCCGGCCAGCATGTAGACGGACAGATGCAAATACCCGAAATTTTGCTGGGCCTGTTGAATCAGAATGAAGAGGTCGCCTCCAAATTGCTGCAGAATCCGGACTTCCAGGCATGGATTCAAGAAACGGCAGATGTGCTGAACTCCTGGAACGGTCAAGAAGCCGAGATGACTAGGCCGGTTGATCTTCTTGAAGCCCAGCAAGTACTGTTGGATCTGATGACACTGCAGCACACGCAATCAGGCAATCCTGTTATTCGGCATCTGGCGGATGAATTGGCCGCTGTTGTCCAGCCTGTTTTGGCAACATTTGCTGAAGAGGATCAGCGTGCGGGAAATCCCTTGAACATTTCTGACTTAGGAACGGAACCGGATGTACAAAAGGGGGCAATCACGCCGGCTGCTTCTCGTAAACCGGACAACGTTCCTGCCAAACCGGACAGCATGACAGGTGCAGAAAATGTCGAGATTAAGGTTCAGACAATTTCCGAAAAGCAGCCTGCAACCCAACTACAAGCAAATAAAGCTTTGGAAATGATGGCAGCAAAAAGCGGATATGGAACAGCTTTGCAGCAGCCTGTTGAGGAAACAGGAAGCCTTCTGGCAAAGAATGCACCACAGGAATCCGCAGAGCCTGTACTTCAGCAGACTCTTCAAGACCCTTTTAAAGCCTTGGGCCAGACAGAAACAGCGGAAACCGAACAGCTCGCCATGAACGCCAAACGGTTTGCCGAAGAGATGAGTACGCATCTGCTTAAAAATCAGATGAAGTTCATGATGAAAGAAGGAGTTTCGGAAGCCAAACTGACCCTGTACCCGAGGCAGCTGGGCCATGTGGAAGTGAAGATTTTGATGCACCAGGGTCAGCTTGTTGCCCAGTTTGTAGCGGAAACCATGGCCGGAAAGGATGCCTTGGAAAGCCAACTGGTCCAGCTCAGACAGACTTTGCAGCAGCAGGGAATTCAGGTGCAGAAGCTGGAAGTGACGCATAATAGCGAAGCATCCGGCATGTTCCAGGACAACAGGCAGCAGCAAGGTTCCAAGCAGTCTTACAGCCAACAAAAAACAAGGACCTTTTTTGGTGAGGAACTGCTTACTGCTTCTGAGGAAATTGAGCTGCGTGAAGAACTGAGGCGTGCGACATACGGCAATGCGTTTGGAGCAAGTGTGTAA
- a CDS encoding flagellar hook capping FlgD N-terminal domain-containing protein: MADILRTAGDLKNFEVKTRDKLSVNQKSETKTMRSGGNSSLGKDDFLKILIAQLVNQNPMDPMNDKEFIAQMAQFTAVEQMTFMAEQMYDLRQSLGGASTLIGKHVSYLTVNEKQEVITKQGVVDAIIMKNGMAHVVIGKEEIPIDLITRVGDSPAPEPDPGEKPDKPGEKPDKPGEKPDKPNDKTGKPEIFGADKA, from the coding sequence ATGGCAGACATATTGCGAACTGCGGGTGACCTAAAAAACTTTGAGGTAAAGACAAGGGATAAGTTGTCAGTAAACCAGAAATCCGAGACAAAGACGATGCGAAGCGGAGGCAATTCATCGCTCGGGAAAGACGATTTTCTTAAGATTCTCATTGCCCAATTGGTAAACCAGAACCCTATGGATCCAATGAACGATAAGGAATTTATTGCTCAGATGGCCCAGTTCACAGCCGTGGAACAGATGACTTTTATGGCGGAACAAATGTATGATCTTCGGCAATCATTGGGCGGTGCATCCACTTTGATAGGAAAACATGTCAGCTATTTGACGGTGAATGAAAAACAGGAAGTCATAACCAAACAAGGGGTTGTGGATGCGATTATCATGAAAAATGGTATGGCTCATGTGGTAATCGGAAAAGAGGAAATTCCCATTGATCTTATCACCAGAGTTGGCGATTCACCAGCTCCTGAGCCGGATCCAGGTGAAAAGCCCGACAAACCAGGTGAAAAGCCCGACAAACCAGGTGAAAAACCCGATAAACCAAACGATAAAACCGGGAAACCAGAAATATTCGGGGCGGATAAAGCATGA
- a CDS encoding TIGR02530 family flagellar biosynthesis protein produces the protein MTDRIHAGQFFHKRIIPASGRTASASTRDYDNPPASSFQQFLQQNLVTFSHHAEMRFKQRGIVLTPEQLSRLDKAMDKAATKGAKNSLMMLDGTALIVNVPNKTVVTAMDATSMKDRMFTKIDSAIIIS, from the coding sequence ATGACCGATCGTATTCATGCAGGACAGTTTTTTCATAAGCGGATTATTCCGGCTTCGGGGAGAACTGCCTCCGCATCTACTAGGGACTATGACAATCCTCCAGCTTCGAGCTTTCAGCAGTTCCTTCAGCAAAACCTGGTTACGTTCAGCCATCATGCTGAAATGCGTTTTAAGCAAAGGGGCATTGTGCTTACTCCGGAACAGCTAAGCCGTTTGGACAAAGCTATGGATAAGGCCGCCACCAAAGGGGCTAAAAATTCTCTGATGATGCTGGACGGTACAGCCTTGATCGTCAACGTTCCGAACAAAACTGTCGTAACGGCAATGGATGCTACTTCGATGAAGGATCGTATGTTTACGAAAATAGACAGTGCGATTATTATTTCCTAA
- the flgG gene encoding flagellar basal body rod protein FlgG, which produces MLRSMYSGISGMRGFQTKLDVIGNNIANVNTIGFKGSRVMFQDLMSQTIRGATGPTDTQGGVNGQQIGLGSTVASIDTLHTNTGAMNTYVKTDMRIEGDGYFAVKTSSESDTYYLTRAGNFKVDAQRRLVTADGMLVLNSDGDPIEFSENMTDYSFGADGTITQILKGGEKETIGQIGVVKVTNPSGLMKVGGNLFELTPNAHDGDPGISTPKNAETGTGTLMTGSLEMSNVDLTSEFTEMIVAQRGFQANSRIITTSDEVLQEVVNLKR; this is translated from the coding sequence ATGTTAAGATCAATGTATTCCGGTATTTCCGGAATGAGAGGATTTCAAACCAAGTTGGACGTCATTGGCAACAATATCGCAAACGTAAATACAATCGGATTTAAAGGCAGCCGTGTCATGTTCCAGGATCTGATGAGTCAAACCATCAGAGGGGCAACAGGACCAACTGATACGCAAGGGGGAGTAAACGGACAGCAAATCGGCCTTGGCAGTACGGTAGCTTCTATTGATACCCTTCATACAAATACTGGTGCAATGAATACGTACGTAAAAACGGACATGAGAATTGAAGGAGACGGATATTTTGCGGTAAAAACTTCTTCAGAATCCGACACATATTATTTGACCCGCGCAGGAAATTTTAAAGTAGATGCGCAAAGGCGTCTGGTAACCGCTGATGGCATGCTTGTTTTAAATTCGGACGGGGATCCAATCGAATTTAGTGAAAATATGACCGACTACTCTTTCGGAGCGGATGGTACTATTACACAAATTTTAAAAGGAGGCGAAAAAGAAACGATTGGCCAAATCGGTGTCGTAAAAGTCACCAACCCATCCGGACTGATGAAAGTAGGAGGCAACTTATTCGAATTAACTCCAAACGCTCACGATGGAGACCCTGGAATTTCAACTCCCAAGAACGCAGAAACCGGAACGGGAACTCTTATGACAGGCTCGCTGGAAATGTCCAATGTAGACTTGACCAGTGAATTTACAGAAATGATCGTTGCCCAGCGCGGTTTCCAGGCCAACTCCCGCATTATCACCACTTCCGATGAAGTACTGCAGGAAGTTGTCAACCTGAAACGATAA
- a CDS encoding flagellar FlbD family protein — protein sequence MVSLTRLNGKAIVINALLIETIEETPDTVISLTTGKKIMVLESAETVIGLIQAYMQKIGTIHTTIQSMNTEGS from the coding sequence ATGGTTTCCCTCACACGATTAAATGGTAAAGCCATTGTAATCAATGCGCTTTTGATCGAAACCATTGAAGAAACGCCCGATACCGTCATCTCGCTTACCACCGGAAAAAAGATCATGGTGCTGGAATCGGCAGAAACGGTCATCGGACTGATTCAAGCCTATATGCAAAAAATTGGCACCATACATACTACAATTCAGTCGATGAATACGGAGGGGTCGTAA
- a CDS encoding flagellar basal body-associated FliL family protein has product MVKDVTTNLASPGTFVKVSFAFEMDSKKAKADLENLLDSRVKGTIIRTLSDMTAEQVQGSKGQDNLTKTLEKLINDQIKEGKVRQVSITDIVVQ; this is encoded by the coding sequence TTGGTCAAAGACGTAACAACCAACCTGGCTTCTCCCGGGACGTTTGTAAAAGTCAGTTTTGCTTTTGAAATGGACAGTAAAAAGGCGAAGGCCGATCTTGAAAACCTGCTAGATTCCAGAGTGAAGGGGACGATTATCCGGACGCTGTCCGATATGACAGCCGAGCAGGTACAGGGCAGCAAAGGACAAGATAATCTGACGAAAACGCTGGAAAAATTAATTAACGACCAGATAAAGGAAGGGAAAGTCAGACAAGTCAGCATCACGGATATCGTGGTCCAATAG
- the fliM gene encoding flagellar motor switch protein FliM: MVDVLSQNEIDALLAALSSGEMDAEELKKEETQRKIRSYDFKRAVRFSKDHIRSLTRIHENFARYLTTYFSAQLRTFVQINVVQVEQLPYDEFIRSIPKMTILNIFEAEPLEGRMVMEVHPNVAYAMLDHLLGGVGVSPSKINALTEIETIVMERIFSKAFDSLQEAWKTVVDLQPRLEALETNPQFMQIVSPNETIALISLSTKIGDTTGMINLCIPHVVIEPIMPRLSVHSWFVSQKKSRAPEEVEALQFRLNQAKLPFVAELGSSHITVHEFLNLSVGDVITLQKPVNEPLKIRIGDKYKYTGSPGTVRGKMAVQINEPVSEGEEEYDE, translated from the coding sequence ATGGTAGATGTTTTGTCTCAGAATGAAATAGATGCTCTATTGGCGGCTCTTTCCTCAGGAGAGATGGATGCGGAAGAGCTGAAAAAAGAAGAGACACAGAGGAAAATCCGGTCCTACGATTTTAAGCGGGCAGTCCGGTTTTCCAAGGATCATATTCGCAGTTTGACACGTATTCACGAGAATTTTGCCCGTTATTTAACCACTTATTTTTCAGCCCAACTAAGAACGTTTGTGCAAATTAATGTGGTTCAGGTTGAACAGCTTCCTTACGATGAATTTATCCGTTCCATTCCGAAAATGACCATTCTGAATATTTTTGAGGCAGAGCCATTGGAAGGGCGGATGGTTATGGAGGTTCACCCTAACGTAGCTTATGCCATGCTTGACCATTTGCTTGGTGGTGTAGGAGTTTCTCCCTCCAAGATCAATGCTTTAACCGAAATTGAAACAATTGTCATGGAGAGAATTTTCAGCAAGGCATTTGACAGTCTTCAAGAAGCATGGAAAACGGTGGTGGACCTTCAGCCCCGGCTGGAAGCGCTGGAGACGAATCCGCAGTTTATGCAAATTGTATCGCCGAATGAGACGATAGCACTCATTTCACTTAGCACTAAAATTGGGGATACGACAGGTATGATTAACCTTTGTATTCCGCATGTGGTTATTGAACCGATTATGCCAAGGCTATCCGTTCATTCCTGGTTCGTGTCGCAGAAGAAGTCCCGGGCTCCGGAAGAGGTGGAAGCCTTACAATTCCGCCTAAATCAGGCTAAGCTTCCTTTTGTTGCAGAACTGGGCAGCTCACACATTACCGTGCATGAGTTTTTGAACTTATCCGTCGGGGATGTAATTACATTGCAAAAGCCCGTGAACGAACCCTTAAAGATTCGGATTGGCGATAAATATAAATATACCGGCAGTCCAGGTACCGTAAGGGGGAAAATGGCTGTTCAGATTAATGAACCTGTAAGCGAAGGAGAAGAGGAATATGACGAATAA
- the fliY gene encoding flagellar motor switch phosphatase FliY — protein sequence MTNNKDYLSQEEIDALLMQTSDDRSDSSEGGSSYSPAVEDFLSGLEQDALGEIGNITFGSAATALSTLLGKKVEITTPKVSVIAREDLVNEFSKPHVAVHVKYVDGFHGINLLVIKRSDAQVIADLMMGGDGHPETDELSEIHLSAVQEAMNQMMGSSATSMSIIFNRLVNISPPGIDIMRLSEGEGNLPDEDVFIKISFRLTIGDLIDSTIMQLLPVDFSKEMVSNMLGEGTQTEEETAAALTMEPELTSSASIPEEKEVQPPMPASQHDYTQAPPARQQPHEGGSAYLASPAYKEEPAASSGMMQRNVNVQPVQFSNLQAGGYAQADETNLNLLLDIPLKVTVELGRTNKMIKDILELQQGSIVELDKLAGEPVDILVNNKLIAKGEVVVIDENFGVRVTDIVSQFDRIQKIQ from the coding sequence ATGACGAATAACAAGGATTATCTCTCTCAGGAAGAGATAGATGCTTTGCTTATGCAGACATCCGATGACCGTTCCGATTCATCAGAAGGCGGCAGCAGTTATTCTCCGGCTGTGGAAGACTTTCTATCAGGCCTGGAACAGGACGCCCTTGGAGAAATTGGAAATATCACGTTTGGCAGCGCAGCAACGGCATTATCTACTTTATTAGGAAAGAAAGTCGAAATTACTACTCCCAAAGTATCAGTCATTGCACGTGAGGACCTCGTGAACGAATTCTCGAAGCCTCATGTGGCAGTCCATGTAAAATATGTAGATGGTTTTCATGGCATCAATCTGCTCGTGATTAAAAGAAGTGATGCACAAGTAATTGCTGACTTGATGATGGGCGGAGACGGACATCCGGAGACGGATGAGCTGAGTGAAATTCATTTAAGTGCCGTTCAGGAGGCGATGAACCAGATGATGGGATCATCAGCCACCTCGATGTCGATAATCTTTAACCGACTTGTGAATATTTCGCCACCGGGAATTGATATTATGCGTTTGTCCGAAGGAGAAGGAAATTTACCTGACGAAGACGTATTTATTAAAATATCATTCCGCCTGACTATAGGCGATTTGATAGATTCCACGATTATGCAGCTCCTGCCTGTAGACTTCTCCAAAGAAATGGTTTCCAACATGCTTGGAGAGGGTACCCAGACAGAAGAGGAAACAGCTGCAGCCTTAACGATGGAACCGGAACTGACTTCTTCGGCTTCCATCCCGGAAGAAAAGGAGGTTCAGCCACCTATGCCTGCTTCACAACATGACTATACCCAGGCACCGCCGGCCAGGCAACAGCCGCATGAAGGAGGATCTGCATATCTGGCTTCGCCTGCATACAAAGAAGAGCCGGCGGCATCTTCGGGCATGATGCAGCGTAACGTCAATGTCCAGCCTGTGCAGTTTTCCAATTTGCAAGCTGGAGGCTACGCCCAGGCAGATGAAACCAATTTGAATCTGCTTCTTGATATTCCGCTTAAAGTAACAGTGGAACTTGGAAGAACCAACAAAATGATTAAAGATATCTTGGAACTGCAGCAGGGTTCGATTGTGGAATTAGACAAACTCGCTGGCGAACCGGTCGATATCCTTGTGAATAACAAGCTGATTGCGAAAGGCGAAGTAGTAGTTATCGATGAAAACTTTGGGGTTCGCGTCACAGATATCGTCAGTCAGTTTGACCGTATCCAGAAGATTCAATAA
- a CDS encoding IS256 family transposase, with the protein MAQYQINVDSQLLHQLFLGNSQDAGVAKLLESVLNQVLQAQVSEQVEADRYERTENRKAYRNGSYPHGLHTRVGTITLSVPRIRGGKFTTELFSRYQRSEQALILAMMEMVVNGVSTRKVSQVTEELCGTEFSKSTVSDLCKRLDPIVTAWNNRSLADSLFPFVLVDAMYLKVREDGRVRSRGIMIAIGVNTEGYREVLGLMLGDTESEASWSEFFSSLKGRGLRGVDLITSDDHGGLVRAVRQQLQGVTWQRCQTHFTRNVLEASPKALKDEIHGRLRSILDAPDTGTARFLLKQTLAAYEDKAGKAMGVLESGFDDATAVLMLPERYRKRLRTTNSVERLNEEVRRRERVIRIFPNRESVIRLIGALLMEQDEKWAAGKKYLDMTEYMEWRKDRPKSDAKVTRIM; encoded by the coding sequence ATGGCTCAATACCAGATTAACGTAGATTCGCAGCTTTTGCATCAACTATTTTTGGGAAATTCTCAGGATGCGGGTGTAGCCAAGCTGCTCGAGTCTGTACTGAACCAAGTCTTACAAGCACAGGTGAGTGAACAAGTGGAAGCAGATCGTTATGAACGAACAGAGAATCGAAAAGCGTACCGGAATGGATCGTATCCACATGGGCTGCATACGCGGGTGGGAACCATTACACTAAGTGTTCCGCGCATCCGTGGCGGGAAGTTCACGACAGAGCTCTTTAGTCGTTACCAGAGAAGTGAACAAGCGTTAATCTTAGCGATGATGGAAATGGTCGTAAACGGCGTCTCTACGCGTAAAGTCTCGCAAGTAACCGAAGAACTCTGCGGAACCGAGTTTTCTAAATCCACTGTTTCAGACCTTTGTAAGCGGCTGGATCCCATCGTAACTGCTTGGAATAATCGAAGCCTGGCAGACAGCCTCTTTCCGTTTGTTCTCGTAGATGCGATGTATCTCAAGGTCCGTGAAGACGGTCGTGTACGCTCACGAGGCATCATGATTGCCATTGGTGTAAACACCGAGGGCTATCGTGAAGTCCTTGGCCTGATGCTGGGTGACACAGAATCTGAAGCAAGCTGGAGTGAGTTTTTCAGCTCTCTAAAAGGACGTGGATTACGAGGTGTGGATCTCATTACCTCCGACGATCATGGCGGCCTTGTACGCGCGGTACGGCAGCAGCTGCAAGGGGTAACATGGCAGCGATGCCAGACTCACTTCACGCGAAATGTATTAGAAGCCTCACCCAAAGCCTTGAAGGATGAGATCCATGGCCGTCTACGGTCGATTCTAGATGCTCCTGATACTGGAACGGCAAGGTTTTTATTAAAACAGACCTTAGCGGCTTATGAAGATAAGGCGGGTAAGGCGATGGGCGTGCTGGAAAGCGGATTTGACGATGCTACCGCCGTCTTAATGCTGCCAGAGCGTTACCGAAAACGGCTGCGCACGACAAATAGCGTTGAGCGTCTCAACGAAGAGGTTAGACGCCGGGAACGTGTCATTCGCATCTTCCCAAACCGTGAATCCGTGATTCGTCTTATTGGTGCTCTATTGATGGAACAGGATGAAAAATGGGCAGCCGGCAAGAAATATCTCGACATGACCGAGTACATGGAATGGCGGAAGGATCGGCCAAAGTCCGATGCCAAAGTGACTCGCATTATGTAG
- a CDS encoding response regulator: MANRILVVDDAAFMRMMIRDILSKNGYEVVGEANDGNGAIEKFKELRPDLITMDITMPEMDGITALKEIKKMDPSAKVIMCSAMGQQAMVIDAIQAGAKDFIVKPFQADRVIEAIKKTLG; this comes from the coding sequence ATGGCAAACCGTATTTTAGTCGTAGATGACGCAGCATTTATGAGAATGATGATTCGAGACATTTTATCAAAAAATGGATACGAGGTAGTCGGTGAAGCCAACGATGGCAATGGAGCCATAGAAAAATTTAAAGAACTCAGACCTGACTTGATCACCATGGATATTACCATGCCGGAAATGGATGGAATTACGGCATTAAAGGAAATAAAAAAAATGGACCCGAGTGCAAAAGTGATTATGTGTTCAGCAATGGGCCAGCAGGCTATGGTGATTGATGCGATTCAAGCCGGGGCCAAAGACTTTATCGTAAAGCCTTTCCAGGCTGACCGTGTTATTGAAGCGATAAAGAAAACTTTAGGGTAA
- a CDS encoding flagellar biosynthetic protein FliO, with product MLKKHIKRLLLAAAFLWTQLAWVAPVCYGEPASGSSLPNQTETMPGGGGETGDTFMMMLKVIFFLLIIIGLFFAIMKVLAKKNNLLFHKAIRSLGGVPLGQNKSIQIVEIGQSLYIVGVGDNIQLLEKVDNPDQVALITAQLTGPGTSVEGFPSVLQWLKGRKSGKVVEEEELTGTSFQEVFEDKMKHVTERKRKMKQWMQDEKQTDRLNEHE from the coding sequence ATGCTGAAAAAACACATAAAACGACTGTTGCTGGCTGCGGCTTTTCTTTGGACTCAGTTGGCATGGGTTGCACCTGTTTGTTACGGTGAGCCGGCTTCAGGATCTTCCTTACCGAACCAGACCGAAACCATGCCAGGAGGTGGCGGAGAAACAGGGGACACCTTTATGATGATGCTTAAAGTGATTTTTTTTCTTCTTATCATCATTGGGCTTTTCTTCGCCATCATGAAGGTTTTGGCTAAAAAAAACAATCTTCTCTTTCATAAAGCGATCCGCTCCTTGGGAGGAGTACCGCTTGGACAAAACAAGTCGATCCAAATTGTGGAAATCGGACAATCCTTATACATCGTAGGGGTAGGGGACAATATTCAGCTTCTAGAAAAAGTCGATAACCCGGATCAGGTCGCGCTGATTACGGCACAGTTAACAGGGCCGGGAACAAGTGTGGAAGGCTTTCCGTCAGTGCTGCAGTGGCTGAAAGGCAGAAAATCAGGAAAAGTAGTGGAAGAGGAAGAACTCACGGGAACTTCGTTTCAAGAAGTGTTTGAAGATAAAATGAAGCACGTCACTGAGCGCAAGCGGAAAATGAAGCAATGGATGCAAGATGAAAAACAAACAGATCGGTTGAATGAACATGAGTAA